In Zingiber officinale cultivar Zhangliang chromosome 6A, Zo_v1.1, whole genome shotgun sequence, a single genomic region encodes these proteins:
- the LOC121995886 gene encoding epoxide hydrolase A-like, whose product MEADDIVHRMVQGNGITMHVAEKGETGAPVVVLLHGFAELWYSWRHQILGLAGRGCRVVAPDLRGYGDTSAPPSVASYSLFHIVGDLIALLDALSIPQALLVGNGWGAMVAWQTSLARPDRVKAMVILSMPFMPRNPSVKPVAHFRSIYGDDYYVCKFQEPGKMEAEFDRISTENVLRSLYSHRDPKTPVMSEEDLANAKEMALPAWLTKDDFGYLVSKFEKSGFTGPLNYYRCLDLNWELGATWSGMKIQVPVKFIVGDQDLAYHYKGIQDYIHKGGFKGDVPKLEEVVVMEGVGHFINQEKPDEITDHIYEFISKFF is encoded by the exons atggaAGCCGACGACATTGTCCACCGGATGGTGCAAGGGAACGGCATCACTATGCACGTCGCAGAGAAGGGGGAGACGGGAGCACCGGTGGTGGTGCTCCTCCACGGCTTTGCAGAGCTTTGGTATTCGTGGCGCCACCAAATCCTCGGCCTCGCCGGCCGCGGGTGCCGCGTCGTGGCCCCCGACCTCCGTGGCTACGGCGACACATCCGCCCCTCCCTCCGTCGCCTCCTACTCACTCTTCCACATTGTCGGAGACCTCATCGCACTCCTAGACGCGCTCTCCATCCCCCAG GCATTGCTGGTGGGCAACGGGTGGGGTGCGATGGTGGCTTGGCAGACGAGTCTGGCGAGGCCTGACAGAGTGAAGGCGATGGTGATCCTAAGCATGCCCTTCATGCCACGCAACCCATCCGTGAAGCCTGTGGCTCACTTCAGATCGATATATGGAGACGATTACTACGTTTGCAAGTTCCAA GAGCCAGGGAAGATGGAGGCAGAGTTCGATCGCATCAGTACAGAAAACGTTCTGCGATCGTTGTATTCCCATCGTGATCCAAAGACACCGGTCATGAGCGAGGAAGATCTCGCTAACGCGAAAGAGATGGCACTGCCGGCCTGGCTAACCAAGGACGATTTCGGCTACCTTGTGAGCAAGTTTGAGAAATCCGGCTTCACAGGGCCACTCAACTACTACAGATGCTTGGACTT GAACTGGGAGCTGGGGGCTACATGGAGTGGAATGAAGATCCAAGTGCCTGTAAAGTTCATTGTGGGAGATCAAGATTTGGCATACCACTACAAGGGTATTCAGGATTACATTCACAAAGGAGGGTTTAAAGGAGATGTGCCAAAGCTGGAGGAGGTGGTCGTGATGGAGGGAGTGGGGCATTTTATCAACCAGGAAAAGCCTGATGAGATCACTGATCATATATATGAATTCATCAGCAAGTTCTTTTAG
- the LOC121995885 gene encoding 60S ribosomal protein L18-2-like — MGIDLVAGGRSKKTRRTAPKSDDVYLKLLVRLYRFLVRRTGSKFNAVILKRLFMSKTNRPPLSLRRLIKFMEGNENKIAVIAGTVTDDKRVYDVPAIKVTALRFTETARARILKAGGECLTFDQLALRAPLGQNTILLRGPKNAREAVKHFGKAPGVPHSHTKPYVRAKGRKFEKARGRRNSRGFRV, encoded by the exons ATG GGTATCGATCTCGTCGCCGGTGGTCGGAGCAAGAAGACTCGTCGTACGGCTCCTAAATCCGACGATGTCTATCTGAAACTCCTAGTTAGG CTATACAGGTTTCTGGTGCGTAGGACGGGAAGTAAGTTCAACGCCGTGATCCTGAAGCGGCTCTTCATGAGCAAGACCAATCGGCCACCTCTCTCCCTCAGGAGGCTCATCAAGTTCATGGAAGGAAAT GAAAACAAAATAGCTGTGATTGCCGGGACAGTGACGGATGATAAGAGGGTGTATGATGTGCCTGCTATCAAGGTGACGGCTCTTAGGTTCACGGAGACGGCTAGGGCGAGGATTTTGAAGGCTGGCGGAGAGTGTCTCACTTTTGACCAGCTTGCTCTCCGAGCTCCTCTTGGACAGAACACT ATTCTCCTGAGGGGTCCCAAGAACGCGAGGGAAGCTGTTAAGCACTTTGGCAAAGCTCCTGGTGTGCCGCACAGCCACACGAAGCCTTATGTCCGGGCCAAGGGGAGGAAATTtgagaaagcaaggggaagaAGAAACAGCAGAGGATTCAGGGTTTGA